The proteins below are encoded in one region of Rhizophagus irregularis chromosome 13, complete sequence:
- a CDS encoding 26s proteasome regulatory subunit 6B codes for MEEIGITIKTEDTIPVITTSELLEDLTEEDLYSKLKKLQRHLEFLELQEEYIKDEQKNLKRELIRAQEEVKRIQSVPLVIGQFLEPIDQHTGIVGSTTGSNYVVRILSTIDRELLKPSSSVALHRHSNSLVDVLPPEADSSIAMLGSDEKPDVTYSDVGGLDIQKQEIREAVELPLTHFDLYRQIGIDPPRGVLLYGPPGTGKTMLVKAVAHHTTASFIRVVGSEFVQKYLGEGPRMVRDVFRLARENSPSIIFIDEIDAIATKRFDAQTGADREVQRILLELLNQMDGFDQTSNVKVIMATNRADTLDPALLRPGRLDRKIEFPTPDRRQKRLIFSTITSNMNLSEEVDLEDFISRPDKLSGAEIHAICQEAGMQAVRKNRYVILNKDIEKGYKANVKKADTDFEFYK; via the exons aTGGAAGAAATTGGCATCACGATCAAGACTGAG gacACGATTCCCGTCATTACGACAAGCGAACTGCTTGAAGACTTGACTGAAGAAGATTTATATTCAAAACTTAAAAAACTTCAGAGACACCTCGAGTTTTTAGAATTACAAGAAGAGTACATAAAAGAtgaacaaaagaatttaaaacgTGAATTGATCAGGGCTCAAGAAGAAGTCAAAAGGATCCAGTCTGTACCATTAGTGATTGGACAATTCTTGGAACCAATCGATCAACACACAGGAATTGTAGGTTCTACGACGGGATCTAACTATGTTGTTCGAATTCTCAGTACAATCGATCGTGAACTGCTAAAACCGTCCTCTTCAGTAGCGCTTCATCGTCATTCAAATTCATTAGTTGATGTATTGCCTCCAGAAGCTGACAGTAGTATTGCCATGCTTGGATCAGATGAAAAGCCTGATGTAACTTATTCAGATGTTGGTGGGCTCGACATTCAAAAGCAAGAAATTCGAGAGGCAGTAGAATTGCCATTGACACATTTTGATTTGTATAGACAAATTGGGATTGACCCTCCAAGAGGTGTCTTGTTATATGGTCCACCAGGAACTGGCAAAACTATGCTTGTCAAAGCTGTTGCTCACCATACCACCGCTTCTTTTATTCGAGTGGTTGGTTCAGAGtttgttcaaaaatatttaggCGAGGGTCCTCGTATGGTTCGCGATGTGTTTCGATTAGCTCGTGAAAATTCACCATCCATTATTTTCATTGATGAGATTGATGCAATTGCTACCAAACGATTTGATGCACAAACCGGTGCAGACCGTGAAGTACAAAGAATTCTTTTGGAATTATTGAATCAAATGGATGGGTTTGATCAAACATCAAATGTGAag gtcaTTATGGCCACAAATCGAGCCGATACATTGGATCCTGCTTTGCTGAGACCTGGGCGTCTTGATCGAAAGATTGAATTCCCTACTCCTGACCGACGTCAAAAACGGTTAATATTTTCTACAATCACCTCTAATATGAATCTCTCTGAAGAAGTTGATCTCGAAGATT tCATATCTCGGCCAGATAAGCTTAGCGGTGCCGAAATTCACGCTATTTGCCAGGAGGCTGGTATGCAAGCTGTCCGAAAGAATCGTTATGTTATTCTTAATAAAGATATAGAAAAGGGATATAAAGCCAATGTTAAGAAAGCTGATACagattttgaattttacaaataa
- a CDS encoding Nuclear cap-binding protein subunit 2, giving the protein MANIVQPLCVPSSYKDQQYQGSSTDLAKDLSNSTTLYVGNLSFYTTEEQIYELFSKAGEIKRIIMGLDKFQKTPCGFCFVEYYHHQDALDCMKYINSTKLDERIIRTDLDPGYRDGRQFGRGRSGGQVRDEYRQDYDTGRGGWGHVRARQEAERARRQKEEYEAITIIPSGAQEYKGKSSGSKKRDRTEDDERENREKVKNPRFREGRSDDEDEMQTDA; this is encoded by the exons ATGGCGAACATTGTTCAGCCTCTCTGTGTTCCTTCTTCATATAAAGATCAACAATATCAG GGTTCGTCAACAGATCTTGCGAAAGATCTTTCAAATAGTACGACGTTATATGTCGgaaatctttctttttatacTACAGAAGAACAAATTTATGAATTGTTTTCAAAAGCGggagaaataaaaagaattattatgggtttagataaatttcaaaaaactCCTTGCGGATTTTGTTTCGTTGA atattatcatcatcaagaCGCATTGGATtgtatgaaatatattaatagtaCAAAATTAGATGAAAGAATTATTCGAACAGATTTAGATCCCGGATATAGAGATGGTAGACAATTTGGAAGAGGAAGATCTGGAGGACAAGTACGTGATGAATATCGTCAGGATTATGATACAGGACGTGGAGGTTGGGGTCATGTTCGTGCTAGACAAGAAGCTGAACGTGCGAGAAGACAAAAAGAAGAATATGAAGCCATTACTATTATTCCAAGTGGTGCTCAGGAATATAAAGGGAAAT CTTCGGGTTCTAAGAAACGCGATAGAACCGAAGATGATGAACGTGAAAATCGGGAAAAGGTTAAG aacCCACGTTTTAGAGAAGGACGATCAGACGACGAAGATGAAATGCAGACTGACGCctga